The following are encoded together in the Carboxydocella sporoproducens DSM 16521 genome:
- the ychF gene encoding redox-regulated ATPase YchF: MALACGIVGLPNVGKSTLFNAITKAGAEAANYPFCTIDPNVGVVEVPDPRLEQLAAMVKPQRVVPTTVEFVDIAGLVRGASKGEGLGNKFLSHIREVDAIIHVVRCFEDENITHVDGQVDPIRDIDTINMELILADLETVERRLERTRKMLKTGEKKYQQEVEFLTRLKETLESGQCARTVEVSEEEQPVLKEMNLLTAKPVLYAANVAEDDLTREDLPLVQKVRDYAAQEGAEVVTICARIEAEIAELPEEEKGPFLEALGLEESGLDRLIRAAYKLLGLITFFTAGVQEVRAWTITRGTKAPQAAGKIHSDIERGFIRAEVVAFADLMAAGSQAAAREKGLVRLEGKEYVMQDGDVVYFRFNV, translated from the coding sequence ATGGCATTAGCTTGTGGCATCGTGGGTTTGCCCAATGTGGGCAAAAGCACCCTGTTTAATGCAATTACCAAAGCAGGGGCGGAAGCAGCCAACTATCCTTTCTGTACTATTGATCCCAATGTAGGGGTAGTAGAAGTACCTGATCCCCGGCTGGAGCAGCTGGCGGCAATGGTTAAACCCCAGCGGGTTGTGCCTACTACTGTGGAGTTTGTGGATATTGCCGGTCTGGTGCGGGGAGCCAGCAAAGGAGAGGGACTGGGCAACAAGTTTCTTTCCCATATCAGGGAAGTGGATGCCATTATCCATGTCGTGCGCTGTTTTGAAGATGAAAACATAACCCATGTGGATGGGCAGGTAGACCCGATTCGCGATATTGATACTATCAATATGGAGCTGATTCTGGCTGACCTGGAAACCGTGGAACGCCGTCTGGAGCGCACCCGTAAAATGTTAAAAACCGGGGAGAAGAAATACCAGCAGGAAGTGGAATTTCTCACCCGGCTTAAGGAGACTCTGGAGTCCGGCCAATGTGCCAGGACAGTGGAAGTCAGTGAGGAAGAACAGCCTGTTTTGAAAGAGATGAACCTCCTGACAGCCAAACCGGTCTTATATGCCGCCAATGTGGCGGAAGATGACCTGACCAGGGAGGATTTGCCGCTGGTGCAAAAGGTACGGGATTATGCTGCTCAGGAAGGTGCAGAGGTGGTAACCATTTGCGCCAGGATTGAGGCGGAAATTGCTGAACTGCCGGAAGAGGAAAAAGGACCTTTTCTGGAAGCCCTGGGTCTGGAGGAATCGGGACTGGATCGCTTGATTCGGGCTGCCTATAAACTGCTGGGGCTGATAACTTTCTTTACTGCCGGGGTTCAGGAAGTACGGGCCTGGACTATTACCCGGGGCACTAAAGCTCCCCAGGCAGCTGGTAAAATCCATTCCGATATTGAACGCGGCTTCATCCGGGCTGAGGTGGTAGCCTTTGCTGACCTGATGGCTGCGGGCAGCCAGGCGGCGGCGCGGGAAAAAGGGCTGGTACGCCTGGAGGGAAAAGAGTATGTAATGCAGGATGGGGATGTAGTCTATTTCCGGTTTAATGTCTAA
- a CDS encoding DUF951 domain-containing protein → MVLKLLEGDIVELKKPHPCGSNRWQILRLGADCRLKCLGCNHQVWLERVKLEKAIKKFIERGAE, encoded by the coding sequence ATGGTGTTGAAACTGCTCGAGGGTGATATTGTAGAATTAAAAAAACCCCATCCCTGTGGCAGCAACCGCTGGCAGATTTTGCGCCTGGGGGCGGATTGCCGGCTGAAATGCCTGGGCTGTAACCACCAGGTCTGGCTGGAACGGGTTAAACTGGAAAAAGCGATCAAGAAGTTTATAGAAAGAGGTGCTGAATAA